The Oceanisphaera avium genome includes a region encoding these proteins:
- a CDS encoding DMT family transporter, with product MTAATQPSSTHHAWLVPLLCLFLGGALLGLSTNLAKLAGEMTLQPLAFLTWAIVGATGILFVLATIRGVLPPVNKRTLEYYTVAALVGVAGSNFIFFSAVPHVGAGFVALIISLPPLLTYVGALALGMERFNMLRALGVVAALAGAAVLAVNKLNASSADSFWILVALLGPVLLAIGNIYRTLRWPPGVSADALAPGMLMVAALMLLLLGLLSELPLSLPRQKTGPLVLIALQSVVFAGQFLLLFILQKTGGPVLLSLLGAVGALVGVPVAVLLQGEAPPEGLLLGALLIGVGVAFVTLGKAKTPASGAT from the coding sequence ATGACAGCTGCAACTCAGCCTTCCTCCACACATCACGCTTGGCTGGTGCCCTTATTGTGCTTATTTTTAGGCGGCGCCTTACTAGGATTATCGACCAACTTAGCCAAGCTGGCAGGGGAAATGACGCTTCAGCCATTGGCTTTTTTAACTTGGGCTATTGTCGGCGCTACCGGTATTTTATTCGTGTTGGCGACCATTCGTGGTGTACTCCCTCCCGTTAATAAGCGCACGCTAGAATATTATACGGTGGCGGCACTAGTAGGAGTGGCTGGCTCAAACTTTATTTTCTTTTCGGCTGTGCCCCATGTGGGAGCCGGATTTGTAGCACTTATTATTTCCTTGCCTCCTTTGTTAACCTATGTCGGCGCGCTAGCGCTCGGGATGGAGCGCTTTAATATGCTGCGCGCACTCGGAGTGGTAGCCGCGCTAGCGGGTGCGGCGGTATTAGCGGTGAATAAGCTCAATGCCTCTAGTGCCGATAGTTTTTGGATTTTAGTCGCCCTATTAGGCCCTGTGCTTTTGGCTATAGGCAATATTTACCGCACGCTGCGCTGGCCACCTGGGGTATCTGCCGATGCGCTAGCGCCTGGCATGCTAATGGTGGCCGCATTAATGCTGTTATTATTGGGGCTATTAAGCGAATTACCACTAAGCCTACCTCGGCAAAAAACGGGGCCTTTAGTATTAATTGCTTTGCAGTCAGTGGTATTTGCGGGTCAGTTTTTATTATTGTTTATTCTGCAAAAGACCGGAGGCCCGGTATTATTAAGCTTACTCGGGGCGGTCGGCGCCCTAGTCGGTGTACCCGTTGCTGTGCTGTTGCAAGGGGAAGCCCCGCCTGAGGGCTTATTACTTGGAGCCTTATTAATTGGCGTTGGCG